catgttgattgcatcatccacggacctgttagctcggtaagcaaactgcagggggtccagtaagggttcagtgatgtccttcagataaaacagaaccagtttttcaaacgacttaatgatgacagacgttagagccacaggtctgtagtcgttaagttctgctatcttgggtttctttgatggggatgatggtggagcgtttgaagcaggaaggcacttcacacaactccagggatctgttgaagatctgtgaaaagatgggggccagctggtcagcacagattttcagacaggctggtgttacaccatctgggcctggtgcttttcttcttttgttcttcttgaagacctggcgcacatcatcttcacagatttgaagagcaggaggtgtggagggtgggattgcaggatgtgttaatggttgtgtagggagatggtcagaatgggtgatgggggtttcaaatctgcaataaaactcattcaggtcgttagcaagtcgttgatttgcctcagtgcaaggggatggtatCTTGTAGTTAGTGATGGCTCTCAGTCcactccaaactgaagttgagtggttggaagtaaactggtcttccaactttttagcgtaggtctttttagtcGCTccaatctctttgttcagtgtgttcctggcctgattgtacaagaccctgtccctatttctgtaggcatcctctttggcctgacgaagatgtctgagttttactgtaaaccatggcttatcattgttgaatgttaaataagtcctggttggaatgcatatatcctcacagaaactaatataggatgttacagtctctgtgagttcgtccagatcggtggtagctgcttcaaaaacactccaatcagtgaggtcaaaacaagattgtaaatcctgctctgtttcactggtccatctcttcacagtccttactacaggttaaGCAGATTTAagtttacatgtatattttaagtcatatcggactcaccatagacagtaacatTAAATATCTTGTCTGAGTTCCCTCTGTTGCTGCGGATCTGTCGTTTATAAAGCCCAGAGTCTGTGCTTCTGGtgtttctgatggtcagagatccagtctgattgtccagcttcagtctgtctccaAATATCTCATGACTGTTAAACATATCAATCACAAGCTTATAGATTTCAGCTATACGAGTCTCTTTAGGTCCAAACATCCACAGTATCTGATCATCTCTCTGTAGttcagtaacatcagtgtttagagtgacagaatctccctcagTCACCGACTTCATTACATCTGGagcagcaccaaacacacctgaaacacatTCAGAACAACATCTTTGGCAGAACCGAGAGATCTTAAAAATCCTTCAAAATGTAtctagtatatttattttttaaaacatttagcatttagaGAAATGACAGGATGTGGTTTTTACCGTTGGTTATTAGCTCATGAATGTCTCTATAATGATTAGATGAGTTTTCTTCAGTAATTTAAAGTTAACCCTTATACAATAATGTTTTGGCACATATCAGTCAAACAGGCACATTATTGGATCATTTTAGCTTGTTACAGACACTGATGCTCAGTGACTCTTGAAAACTtgaaattttgtatatatatatatatatatcaccaagcatttacaaaaacacatgaatgtaATAAGTAAAGTCGCAATACACATCTTACCTTCCACACAAATGAAGAGCAAGATTAAACAGCACTTGTGCGTGTGCATCTTCAAACTGCAACTTGTGTTACTGAAGTTTCAgttcacaccaacacacacaacaGAGTATCCAGTAAAGATTCAGCCAATGACAGCTCACTGCTCATTGTATTGTTATGAGTAAGTATCAGTCAgactcttcatttttttttttttagagtccAGAACACATTGGTTTTTAGCATCTTGGTTGTTTAAACATAATTCAAGTAGGGtgaatactggtaaagtgggacaGTTAAGCTTAATAATTAATATCTTTGCATGGACTGAGCTCATCGGTAGCAAGTacgtgattaaaaaaaaaaaaatgtggctaTGACATCACTTCCGGGGTGTGGCACATCATATTTAACAACCTTGCAGTGAACTGTGATGGTAAGTAAAATGACATAGCATTCtggggtaaataatgttaaggttataaaaataaaacaactcatgGATCATTTGTAATTGTTACATATTTAGTTATAGGATGTAATGGTGAAtcagaatttttaaaaatcagattCATATTAATCTTCTTGGGGGTTTTTTTTAATGCGATTTTGACACTGTCCCAGTTTGACAGTAGTGCCTTGAAAAATGTGGTTTGGGGTCATTGTGTGTTTGGGTAAGATTCATCCATCCTGtgtttaatgtttctttcttttttattgtctatAGTATAGTAGAGATCCTAAGCTATTTAGAATAGTATCACATGAGCGGCTAAGACATTTGgatcataataaaaaagtatgcagAATATAAATTATCAGAAAGTGTACCACTTTACCAGTATTCACCCTACCAATAGCCTCCATATATTACTAAAGCTTTTAAGCATATTTTTCCTAATGTTGTAAAATTCTTGAGTGATTAATATACAGGCCAAAGACCAAAGTGTGTTAAAATAAACATGTGATGTATTTTGTTCCTAAGCACAAGAACGTCAGCGTTGGCATTGTGGGCAGACAAAGATTCGTGAGAAGTTTCAGGTGCGTGCGAGGCTGAAGACCATCTCCAGCACTGTGGTTATAGCTCTCTCATATACTTATATTTAACTGTGTTAGAGGGTATGTTGTTTAGAGGGCAATAGATGAGTAGGGACTTACTTACACAGAACAGAAGAAATTGTTAAAgaagctatttttgttttttttgcccccaaaagtattctcatagcttcattaAATGAAGgctgaacccctgatgtcacatggacagaAGGGTGTGAATGTGCTATAGTGCAAGTTTCATTCACTGATGCAAGTACTCGTGTACTAAAATGATGCTCAGCGACGTATGGCATCATAATACTGCTAATAGTTGTTGGgttatagatttatattttacatataaaaggAATCATAATAGTGAATTGAGTATACTTGACATTTAATTGAAAACACTATTTGTGAGGTCATGGGTTTTTGATATAAGAATAAGAATCTGTTGGCATGTTTGGTTTGATTTATTATTCACTAATACTTTATACTCTCATTACACTGTATAAATATAGCTTCAAAGCTAAGctaaaacaattttttacagaaattatgTACAAAAATCTCATATTTACAAATCGAAACAAAAAAAGGAGCCTTTTATCTTTGTAAAGAGATATTTCTGTAAATGTGCCCTTAttcttttaatatctgaagacaTGATCTGCTGTATATTCCTAAAGTTGGTTACATTCACAGCAGATCACACTCGTCCCTCCAGAGACGAACTTTTGGATTGATGACTAGGGACTTCTGCGTCAGTCTGAGATGTCTGAATGCATTTCTGCTCATATTCTTCCAAGATTTTCACCATGTCCTTGTGGCCGAACTGCATGGCATCATCCCGAGGAATATTTCCCCACCTGAATAAGAGTTATGAGGTTAGTTAGAACCAAATGGATGAAGTTGAATGTAATCGTATAAAGAAACAGGGCTCTGTACCGGTCTTTCACAAAAGGGTTGACCTTACAGGACTGCATCAGAAATAGCACAACATCCATGTGACCTAAAACAGAGAAAGAACAGATggcaaaatacatttatgattaaACCAATCATGTTTGggactaaaatattattttatgtttacagaAAACGATTTTACCCTCTGCAGCAGCTACATGAAGAGGTGTACGAGAGTCATAGTCCTTCAGATCCATATCCATGGATGAAAGGGCAAACCTGGAGAAAGAAGTAAGCAATTTATATTTCGGTAGCACTCAAAAATGTGGAGTAATAAAGACATAAACTGTATAAAATTACCTTCTCAGAGCTGACACATCTCCACTGTGTGCTGCAAACATCAGATTCATCACGTACTTATTCTACAAGACCAAATAATAATCATTTGGTGAGTTCATTGCTGGGACTAAAAAATAGCTTAATGTAGGGTATTTTCACAAGTTTTGGAGTTTAGTTGAAGTGAAAGCTGTTTTTCAAATGTAAGATTTACCCTGTCATCATCAGACTGTCTGCGAGGGTCCTGCTTCTTCACAAAGTGCCTCAGATTGTCATAATTGTGAAAGTTGAACAAAGACACCAGTTCCTAATTATGGAAGGGTTACAAAATTAgttatttaaactaaatgtatAATGTGGAATTAAAAAGAGAGTGATAAACTAACAGGACAATGCCTGAAACACCTGACAGAAGTGGATTCCACGGACACTGTTCCCAACTTTGTCCACAGGGGGCGACCAACACATGACACCCATCACATTTGGCACCACCAGAAGAACTGCACCAGACACACCGGATTTAGAAGGTAATCCAACCTGCCATGTATTGAGAAATACCTATGATTTACTCGGGACGATACCAATTATTTTGTTTCCAATATGACACCGATATTTTTCAAGGCAGTATCGTCGAAACCGATACCGATACGACACTTCTGaactaaacttttaaaatgaaatttattaaattattaaattactatgAGTAAAATGGGTAATGATTACtagtaaactttatttaaaatgcatttaacatttaatacgCCTTAATTGTAACTTAAGAgggtatatttttgtttacacatggttcagatatgttttttgtttacagATAATTCGAATCTACAAATACTACAGTTGAACTATGGTCActttagtaaaaccatggttcattttcataaGGGACTGCCAGTGACAGACTGTtgcatgaataaaatgaaaacttttcTCTTACAGTGTactatttacattaacattacagAATAAAACATGATCAATATTATCTTTAAATGGTCAATTTCAATAAATGTAATTGCACAAACTATGTAGGC
This DNA window, taken from Carassius auratus strain Wakin chromosome 47, ASM336829v1, whole genome shotgun sequence, encodes the following:
- the LOC113064695 gene encoding glutaminase liver isoform, mitochondrial-like isoform X3; this encodes MVNAGAIVISSLIKPGANKAEKFDYVMEFVKKMTGREYVGFSNATFQSEKETGDRNYAIGYYLKEKKCFPEGADMMDALDFYFQLCAIEVTCESGSIMAATLANGGICPITGERVLSTEAVRNTLSLMHSCGMYDFSGEFAFHVGLPSKSGVSGAVLLVVPNVMGVMCWSPPVDKVGNSVRGIHFCQELVSLFNFHNYDNLRHFVKKQDPRRQSDDDRNKYVMNLMFAAHSGDVSALRRFALSSMDMDLKDYDSRTPLHVAAAEGHMDVVLFLMQSCKVNPFVKDRWGNIPRDDAMQFGHKDMVKILEEYEQKCIQTSQTDAEVPSHQSKSSSLEGRV